A section of the Cervus canadensis isolate Bull #8, Minnesota chromosome 8, ASM1932006v1, whole genome shotgun sequence genome encodes:
- the ZNF518A gene encoding zinc finger protein 518A has product MPSEQKHLFFDEKQNTLKKDYDVKNEVVDTLRSKISEPKFQNQLKPDISESSFHYGLKNVKIVLPKINIPNEVLLKHEVDRYRKLFQHKPQTARKSISVKTVSSIEECMLLNQSERVDEGIKMSAKILNFNCLKCRDSTRYSPNDLQKHFQMWHHGELPSYPCEMCSFSANDFQVFKQHRRTHRTTLVKCDICNNENLYTLLDLTKHFSSTHCVNGTFQCEKCEFSTQDVGTFVQHIHRHNEILYKCGKCHYICLTKGELQKHLYIHSGTFPFTCQYCSYGATRREHLVRHVITLHKEHLYAKEKLEKDKYEKRMAKSSAGLKLILKRYKIGASRKTFWKRKKINNASDRSIEKNTQVLKKVNRTQATSEDPSHLVQEHLNEEKRERLFCENNDKPAESESEKPTLLSTGQCNGAQEGSNSTSGFLKTAVQGPTVLMVKNNRITIPANYSAKFMGFKMVDGKQHIVIKLLPTNKQSLYLPGSQSGAARDSTAVLQPQTLDTTAFLPGVPAELNDTVYMKVAPPFSPSSPVLSGKAISEKETALLSQTSNIIPAVDDEKGVSPSPVESDLITASVNLTTKVETRDNVDLWGSHITQGHPEVLGTGVKSPDKVSCTAKPNSYNSGDMHNYCINYVNSELPVEPSNQGSLPFHNYSKVNNSNKRRRFSGTAMCENPQRESSSGKTVLSESVLSLVRKESSNPDSLLASISLLNSKDGTLKTQAEIEEQCVLEKGQNIDGQNLYTNENQSLESMTEKPKWDGISNVESPMMPRITSVFSLQSQQASELLPPELNQLLLDVLKAKPDVKQDSSNSPDKDVPLQCAQSFQEHGGENKIVESSKDLKAQGLFPIPSGSMGTNTPTNDLNLNCSGKEKQMPSQDVRDSEKTPRSSGFGTLPKTQSDAIITQQLVKDKLRATTHSLYVQNPLNSEPKKAIFVQTPKGFFVPLHFTNKPGLHVSRRPLPLVNTQSIPAPLLLNKKPGMILTFNNGKLEGVSAVKTENAQACGTTTKEPCRAPFLKVEPNSNCLTPALCSSIGSCLSMKSSAENTLSLKGPCIIKTPANSSVKAIPTHNVIPEHQGTKLNISDSVKPQNKIFPKPPLYTFLPDGKQAVFLKCVMPNKTELLKPKLVQNSTCYKNIQPKKPEGTPQKILLKIFNPVLNVTAASNLSVSNTGSSLQKDSVPSNQTTGQQKEPESSRDALPFLIDDMMPANEIVITSTATCPESSEEPKCITDHSEARVLRYKTNCTIERNFNKKKTSKRKISRIKSHVRSQDSETAFVSRNRNCKRKCRDSYQEPPRKKALHRKCKEKAKAESIPESFEFNRPRLSKDTVRTLRLFPFSSKQLVKCPRRNQPVVVLNHPDADSPEVVNVMKTIAKFNGRVLKVSLSKRTIDALLKPVCCNPSETTYNDFPKRHKTFKPVSSVKERFVLKLTLKKTSKNNYQIVKTTSENILKAKFNCWFCGRVFDNQDAWAGHGQRHLMEATRDWNMLE; this is encoded by the coding sequence atgccATCTGAacagaagcatttattttttgatgaaaaacaaaatactttaaaaaaagattatgatGTGAAAAATGAGGTAGTTGATACTCTCAGATCAAAAATTTCAGAACCAAAATTTCAGAACCAACTTAAACCAGACATTTCAGAAAGTAGTTTTCATTATGGactaaaaaatgtgaaaattgttTTGCCGAAGATAAATATTCCAAATGAAGTCCTATTGAAACATGAAGTTGACAGATACAGAAAATTATTTCAGCATAAGCCACAGACTGCAAGAAAATCTATCAGTGTAAAGACTGTAAGCTCCATAGAAGAGTGTATGTTGCTTAATCAGTCTGAGAGAGTTGATGAAGGTATAAAAATGTCTGCAAAAATACTCAATTTCAATTGTTTAAAGTGCCGAGATAGCACTCGGTATAGCCCAAATGATTTGCAGAAACACTTTCAAATGTGGCACCATGGTGAATTACCTTCCTATCCTTGTGAGATGTGCAGTTTTTCAGCAAATGACTTCCAGGTATTTAAACAACACAGACGAACTCATAGAACCACTTTAGTAAAATGTGACATTTGTAACAATGAgaatttatatactttattaGACTTAACAAAGCATTTTTCATCCACACATTGCGTAAATGGTACTTTTCAGTGTGAAAAGTGTGAATTCTCTACCCAGGATGTTGGCACATTTGTTCAGCATATCCATAGACACAACGAAATCCTTTATAAATGTGGTAAATGCCATTACATATGTTTAACCAAAGGAGAGCTTCAGAAGCACCTTTATATTCATTCTGGTACATTTCCCTTCACTTGTCAATATTGTAGCTATGGTGCTACCAGGAGAGAGCACCTTGTAAGACATGTTATAACTTTGCACAAAGAACATTTATATGcgaaagaaaaactggaaaaggacAAATATGAAAAAAGGATGGCGAAGTCTTCGGCAGGACTTAAACTAATACTGAAAAGATACAAAATAGGTGCATCAAGGAAGACATTCTGGAAACGTAAGAAAATCAACAATGCAAGTGACAGAAGTATAGAAAAAAATACTCAAGTGCTTAAAAAAGTGAACAGAACACAGGCTACATCTGAAGACCCAAGCCATCTTGTTCAGGaacatttaaatgaagaaaagcGTGAAAGACTATTTTGTGAGAATAATGATAAACCTGCTGAATCAGAGTCGGAAAAACCAACTCTTCTGTCTACTGGACAATGTAACGGAGCTCAAGAGGGATCAAATTCTACTTCAGGTTTCTTAAAGACTGCTGTACAAGGACCTACAGTGTTAATggtaaaaaacaacagaataacaATTCCTGCTAACTACAGTGCTAAGTTTATGGGCTTCAAGATGGTGGATGGAAAACAGCATATTGTAATAAAACTGTTGCCTACCAATAAACAGAGTTTATATTTACCAGGCTCACAGTCAGGTGCTGCAAGGGACAGTACTGCAGTTTTGCAGCCCCAGACTTTGGACACCACTGCGTTTTTACCAGGAGTGCCAGCTGAGTTAAATGACACAGTTTACATGAAAGTAGCTCCTCCATTTTCACCTTCATCGCCTGTACTTTCAGGGAAagcaatttcagaaaaagaaacgGCTTTGCTGTCTCAGACAAGTAATATTATTCCAGCAGTGGATGATGAAAAAGGTGTATCTCCTTCACCAGTGGAGTCAGATTTGATTACAGCATCAGTGAATTTGACCACAAAAGTAGAAACAAGAGATAATGTTGACTTATGGGGCAGTCATATTACTCAGGGTCACCCTGAGGTGTTAGGTACTGGAGTTAAAAGTCCAGATAAAGTCAGCTGTACTGCCAAACCAAATTCATACAACAGTGGAGATATGCATAATTATTGCATTAATTATGTGAACTCTGAGTTACCTGTTGAACCTTCCAATCAAGGATCATTACCTTTTCATAATTACTCAAAAGTGAATAATTCTAATAAACGTCGTAGGTTTTCAGGAACAGCAATGTGTGAAAACCCTCAAAGAGAATCTTCATCTGGCAAGACAGTTTTAAGTGAGTCAGTTTTATCACTAGTGAGGAAGGAGAGCTCAAACCCAGATAGCCTGTTAGCATCTATTAGTCTTTTAAATAGTAAAGATGGAACTTTAAAGACACAAGCTGAAATCGAAGAACAGTGTGTTTTAGAAAAAGGACAGAACATTGATGGACAAAACCTATACACTAATGAAAATCAAAGTTTAGAGAGCATGACTGAAAAGCCTAAATGGGATGGCATTTCTAATGTTGAGTCACCTATGATGCCTAGGATCACATCTGTTTTCTCACTCCAGAGCCAGCAGGCGTCAGAACTTTTGCCACCTGAACTAAACCAGTTACTTCTAGATGTATTAAAAGCAAAACCTGATGTAAAACAAGACTCTAGTAACAGTCCAGATAAAGATGTTCCACTTCAATGTGCCCAGTCTTTTCAGGAACATGGGGGAGAAAACAAAATAGTTGAATCTTCAAAAGACTTGAAAGCACAAGGCCTTTTTCCGATTCCCTCTGGTAGTATGGGGACTAATACGCCTACAAATGATCTGAATTTAAACTGTAgcggaaaagaaaagcaaatgccGTCACAGGATGTGAGAGATTCAGAGAAGACCCCTAGAAGTTCTGGTTTTGGCACATTGCCTAAGACTCAGTCAGATGCAATAATTACACAGCAGCTCGTAAAAGACAAACTACGAGCCACAACACATTCTTTATATGTGCAGAATCCACTAAATTCAGAACCAAAAAAGGCTATATTTGTTCAGACTCCAAAAGGCTTTTTTGTACCCTTGCACTTCACTAACAAGCCTGGATTACATGTTTCAAGAAGACCACTTCCATTGGTTAATACACAAAGTATCCCTGCCCCTCTCCTTTTAAACAAGAAACCGGGGatgattttaacatttaataatgGGAAACTTGAAGGTGTTTCTGCTGTCAAAACTGAGAATGCTCAAGCTTGTGGAACTACAACTAAGGAACCTTGCAGAGCaccttttttaaaagtagaaccAAACAGTAATTGTTTGACCCCTGCACTTTgttccagcattggcagctgtTTGAGCATGAAAAGTAGCGCAGAAAATACTTTGTCATTAAAAGGCCCTTGCATTATTAAAACGCCAGCAAATTCTTCAGTGAAAGCTATTCCTACTCATAATGTAATACCTGAGCATCAGGGCACTAAGTTGAATATCTCTGATTCAGTAAAACCACAGAACAAGATTTTTCCAAAACCACCTCTTTATACCTTTTTACCTGATGGCAAACAAGctgtttttttaaagtgtgtgatGCCAAATAAGACTGAGCTGCTTAAACCTAAATTAGTCCAAAATAGTACTTGCTATAAAAATATACAGCCAAAGAAACCTGAAGGAACACCacaaaaaatattgctgaaaattTTTAACCCTGTTTTAAATGTGACTGCTGCTAGTAATCTGTCAGTAAGCAACACTGGATCCTCACTGCAGAAAGACAGTGTACCGTCTAACCAGACTACAGGACAGCAGAAAGAGCCAGAATCTTCTAGAGATGCCTTACCCTTCTTAATAGATGATATGATGCCAGCAAATGAAATTGTGATAACTTCTACTGCAACATGCCCAGAATCTTCTGAGGAGCCAAAATGTATCACCGACCATTCAGAGGCCAGGGTATTAAGGTACAAAACAAATTGTACAATTGAGAGAaacttcaataagaaaaaaacttcgaaaagaaaaatttcaagaataAAAAGTCATGTAAGAAGTCAAGATTCTGAAACTGCTTTTGTATCTAGAAACAGAAACTGTAAACGCAAGTGTAGAGATAGTTACCAAGAACCTCCAAGAAAAAAAGCATTACACAGAAAgtgtaaagaaaaagcaaaggctGAGAGTATCCCTGAATCATTTGAATTCAACCGACCTAGGCTTTCAAAAGATACAGTCAGAACCCTGCGGCTTTTCCCCTTTAGTTCCAAACAGCTTGTGAAATGTCCTAGGAGAAACCAACCAGTTGTAGTTTTGAATCATCCTGATGCAGATTCCCCAGAAGTagtaaatgtaatgaaaactatTGCTAAATTTAATGGACGTGTTCTTAAGGTTTCATTGTCGAAAAGAACTATCGATGCTTTATTGAAACCAGTTTGTTGTAACCCTTCTGAAACAACTTACAACGATTTTCCTAAGAGGCACAAAACATTTAAACCTGTTAGTTCTGTGAAGGAAAGATTTGTGCTAAAGTTAACTCTCAAAAAGACAAGCAAAAACAATTATCAGATTGTGAAAACTACCTCTGAAAATATTCTGAAGGCTAAATTTAACTGTTGGTTTTGTGGTAGAGTATTTGACAATCAGGATGCTTGGGCTGGTCATGGACAGAGGCATTTAATGGAAGCTACTCGTGATTGGAACATGTTAGAATAA